From the Micromonospora lupini genome, one window contains:
- a CDS encoding NYN domain-containing protein, producing the protein MPLTEPHDDHLPQEDPVAVDGAVGDPDIGDTPADSGGDPPVEPEPTLPEPVRQRIVALTATVLPTLPADEVPVPLRRVAKFAPNRRARLGAPAIAAQLTADPLFRQRVTARVLADAGDLGAAVVEGTAPAAADPVEVAALAYLARPRGWRELIDASGAAVRAEADSAVVAELVREAEQRATRAEHDRAVARVEAEKLRDELARVREELGQLREESRQLARTLRETQARERKATEVLATERGRAARASADVDAELRRARARLAEAEAAAGVARASAKEARSVDDARLWLLLETIGQAAVGLRRELALDPVDKLPADFVADAFAEQPGTAPAGPAARARDTDDPARLDQLLALPRAHLVVDGYNVTKRGFGEMSLEQQRKRLITGLGGIAAQTGDEVTVVFDGAERMHGLPPAPRGVRVLFSRKGETADELIRRLVRAEPAGRPVVVVSSDREVADGVRRHGAYPLGADSLLRRLARS; encoded by the coding sequence ATGCCCCTCACCGAGCCGCACGACGACCACCTCCCGCAGGAGGATCCGGTCGCCGTCGACGGTGCCGTGGGCGACCCGGACATCGGTGACACACCTGCCGATTCGGGTGGTGACCCGCCTGTCGAGCCGGAGCCGACGCTGCCCGAGCCGGTTCGGCAGCGGATCGTGGCGCTGACCGCCACCGTGCTGCCCACCCTGCCCGCCGACGAGGTGCCCGTGCCACTGCGCCGGGTGGCCAAGTTCGCTCCCAACCGCCGGGCCCGGCTCGGCGCCCCGGCCATCGCCGCACAGCTCACCGCCGACCCGCTGTTCCGGCAGCGGGTCACCGCGCGGGTGCTTGCCGACGCCGGCGACCTCGGCGCGGCAGTGGTCGAGGGCACCGCGCCGGCCGCCGCCGACCCGGTCGAGGTGGCCGCGCTGGCCTACCTGGCCCGGCCCCGTGGCTGGCGGGAGCTGATCGACGCCAGCGGCGCGGCGGTCCGCGCCGAGGCGGACAGCGCGGTCGTGGCCGAGCTGGTCCGCGAGGCCGAGCAGCGGGCCACCCGCGCCGAGCACGACCGGGCGGTGGCCCGGGTCGAGGCCGAGAAGCTCCGCGACGAGCTGGCGCGGGTCCGTGAGGAGTTGGGCCAGCTCCGCGAGGAGTCCCGTCAGCTGGCCCGTACCCTGCGCGAGACGCAGGCGCGTGAGCGCAAGGCCACCGAAGTCCTGGCTACCGAACGCGGCCGGGCCGCACGCGCCAGCGCCGACGTGGACGCCGAGTTGCGCCGCGCCCGTGCCCGGCTCGCCGAGGCGGAGGCCGCCGCCGGGGTGGCCCGGGCCAGCGCGAAGGAGGCACGTTCGGTCGACGACGCCCGCCTCTGGCTGCTGCTGGAGACCATCGGCCAGGCCGCCGTCGGGCTGCGCCGGGAGCTGGCGCTCGACCCGGTGGACAAGCTCCCCGCCGACTTCGTCGCCGACGCGTTCGCCGAGCAGCCGGGCACCGCCCCGGCCGGCCCGGCAGCCCGTGCCCGCGACACCGACGACCCGGCCCGGTTGGACCAGCTGCTCGCCCTGCCCCGGGCGCACCTCGTGGTGGACGGCTACAACGTCACCAAGCGCGGCTTCGGCGAGATGTCCCTGGAGCAGCAGCGCAAGCGCCTCATCACCGGGCTGGGCGGGATCGCCGCGCAGACCGGTGACGAGGTCACAGTCGTGTTCGACGGCGCCGAACGGATGCACGGGCTGCCCCCGGCGCCCCGCGGCGTCCGGGTGCTCTTCTCCCGCAAGGGCGAGACCGCCGACGAGCTGATCCGCCGCCTGGTCCGCGCCGAGCCGGCGGGCCGTCCGGTCGTCGTGGTCTCGTCCGACCGCGAGGTCGCCGACGGCGTACGCCGGCACGGGGCGTACCCGCTGGGGGCCGACTCGCTGCTGC
- a CDS encoding DEDD exonuclease domain-containing protein — protein sequence MAQAEYVQESLAGLDPAVGGVDPALPLYATTFVVVDLETTGGAPDGGGITEIGAVKVRGGEQLGELATLVNPGQPIPPFITVLTGITQAMLVPAPPIEQVLPSFLEFIADAVLVAHNAPYDVGFLKAACAKHGHRWPNPRVLDTAALARRVLTRDEVPNRKLGTLAAYFRTATQPTHRALDDAKATVDVLHGLIGRLGGHRVDTVGDAIEFARAVTPTQRRKRHLAEGLPKVPGVYIFRAADDRPLYVGTSVDIATRVRSYFTAAEKRARISEMLAAAERVEAVECAHSLEAEIRELRLIAAHAPPYNRRSKYPERMVWLKLTDGPYPRLSIVRDLSPTDTAYLGPFTSRRAAELAAAGFHDAVPLRQCTHRLSLRTVTPACALAELGRCPAPCEHKITPEEYDDRAAGPFRTATASDPQPVVDALLARIDVLAADKRYEEAAVVRSRLAAVLRATVRMQRLAALTSIVELAAARPAARGGWELALVRHGRLAGAGVSPPGVHPRPTLNAIRATAETVSGGHGPVPSATAEESERILSWLERPETRLVEMSSGWSSPAGGAGRFRDLLAKAESGASHQLSTERS from the coding sequence ATGGCACAGGCGGAGTACGTCCAGGAGTCACTTGCCGGTCTCGACCCGGCGGTGGGCGGGGTGGACCCGGCCCTGCCGCTGTACGCGACGACCTTCGTGGTGGTCGACCTGGAGACCACCGGAGGCGCCCCCGACGGCGGCGGCATCACCGAGATCGGCGCGGTCAAGGTGCGCGGCGGCGAGCAACTGGGTGAGCTGGCCACCCTGGTCAACCCGGGGCAGCCGATTCCGCCGTTCATCACCGTGCTGACCGGGATCACCCAGGCCATGCTGGTGCCGGCGCCCCCGATCGAGCAGGTGCTGCCCAGCTTCCTGGAGTTCATCGCCGACGCGGTGCTGGTCGCCCACAACGCCCCGTACGACGTGGGGTTCCTCAAGGCCGCCTGCGCGAAGCACGGTCACCGCTGGCCCAACCCGCGCGTGCTGGACACGGCGGCGCTGGCCCGGCGGGTGCTGACCCGCGACGAGGTGCCCAACCGCAAGCTGGGCACCCTGGCGGCCTATTTCCGCACCGCCACCCAGCCCACCCACCGGGCGCTCGACGACGCCAAGGCCACCGTCGACGTGCTGCACGGGCTGATCGGCCGGCTCGGTGGGCACCGGGTCGACACCGTCGGCGACGCCATCGAGTTCGCCCGCGCGGTCACCCCGACGCAGCGCCGCAAGCGGCACCTGGCCGAGGGGCTGCCCAAGGTTCCCGGGGTCTACATCTTCCGGGCCGCCGACGACCGGCCGCTCTACGTGGGCACCTCGGTCGACATCGCCACCCGGGTGCGCAGCTACTTCACCGCGGCCGAGAAGCGCGCCCGGATCTCCGAGATGCTGGCCGCCGCCGAGCGGGTCGAGGCAGTGGAGTGCGCCCACTCGCTGGAGGCGGAGATCCGCGAGCTGCGCCTGATCGCCGCGCACGCGCCTCCGTACAACCGACGGTCGAAATATCCGGAACGGATGGTCTGGCTCAAGCTGACCGACGGTCCGTACCCCCGCTTGTCGATCGTCCGGGACCTCTCCCCCACGGACACCGCCTACCTCGGGCCCTTCACCTCCCGGCGGGCCGCCGAGCTGGCCGCCGCCGGCTTCCACGACGCGGTGCCGCTGCGCCAGTGCACGCACCGGCTCTCGCTGCGCACCGTCACGCCGGCCTGCGCGCTGGCCGAGCTGGGTCGCTGCCCGGCGCCCTGCGAGCACAAGATCACCCCTGAGGAGTACGACGACAGAGCCGCCGGGCCGTTCCGCACCGCCACCGCCAGCGACCCGCAGCCCGTGGTGGACGCGTTGCTGGCCCGGATCGACGTGCTCGCGGCCGACAAGCGCTACGAGGAGGCCGCCGTGGTGCGGTCCCGGCTGGCCGCGGTGCTGCGCGCCACCGTGCGGATGCAGCGGCTGGCGGCGCTCACTTCGATCGTGGAGCTGGCCGCCGCCCGGCCGGCCGCCCGGGGCGGCTGGGAGCTGGCCCTGGTCCGGCACGGTCGCCTGGCCGGCGCCGGGGTGTCCCCGCCAGGCGTCCACCCGCGACCCACCCTGAACGCGATCCGGGCCACCGCCGAGACGGTGTCGGGCGGGCACGGCCCGGTGCCGTCGGCCACGGCTGAGGAATCCGAGCGCATCCTGTCCTGGTTGGAGCGGCCGGAGACCCGGCTGGTCGAGATGTCGTCCGGTTGGTCCTCGCCGGCGGGCGGGGCGGGCCGGTTCCGTGACCTGCTGGCGAAGGCCGAGAGCGGGGCGTCGCACCAACTCTCGACCGAACGCTCATGA
- a CDS encoding RelA/SpoT family protein encodes MDVDAGHGAALGGALPTQSGELPLTRRLRSLLTWPTTDSDPVTHLVRTHRGIHAGTDPAVLRRAYTIAENMHRGQFRKSGEPYITHPLAVAQICAELGMDTTTLVAALLHDTVEDTRYTLQALSEDFGGEVAHLVDGVTKFDKAFYGKAAEAETVRKMIVAAAKDVRVLIIKLADRLHNMRTLGVRSAASRERIARKTQEVLVPLCDRLGIQTLKRELDDVVLLHLEPDEHARLARHVHDRPGWDSYLDSVVTQARVALRRSRVDAVVSPRPRHLYSIWKDTIAGGHTAPYDLPRISVVVDGPATDCYAALGAIHGTWRPVPGRFKDFIASPKNNLYRSLHTSVCGPQDRTVEVLLRTEEMHRSAEYGIAADFRFPRSGSSSAAARAEQLDWLRRVLDWEPDAADPAQFYESLRCDLAEGQIQVFSDGRQVVLPAGATPVDLAYELGSQRGDHCLAARINGRLAPLSSELDEGDVVEIFTENDGDNGFEAGVAPRGPRKEWLGFVKSPHAQMQINRWFAEHTEPGITISDKVRLGRATIGLALRQHNRGLASDLPLLRLSEELGYPDLETLLVAVFDRVIEPDTVVRQLIDLVDHRQ; translated from the coding sequence GTGGACGTCGACGCCGGACACGGCGCCGCCCTGGGGGGCGCCCTGCCGACCCAGTCGGGTGAGCTGCCCCTGACCCGCCGACTACGGTCGTTGCTCACCTGGCCGACCACCGACTCCGACCCGGTCACCCACCTGGTCCGCACCCATCGGGGCATCCACGCCGGCACCGACCCCGCCGTGCTGCGCCGGGCGTACACGATCGCGGAGAACATGCACCGCGGCCAGTTCCGCAAGAGCGGGGAACCGTACATCACCCATCCCCTCGCGGTGGCGCAGATCTGCGCCGAGCTGGGCATGGACACCACGACCCTGGTGGCGGCGCTGCTGCACGACACAGTCGAGGACACCCGCTACACGCTCCAGGCGCTGTCGGAGGACTTCGGCGGCGAGGTGGCCCACCTGGTCGACGGGGTGACCAAGTTCGACAAGGCGTTCTACGGCAAGGCCGCCGAGGCGGAGACGGTCCGCAAGATGATCGTCGCGGCCGCCAAGGACGTCCGAGTGCTGATCATCAAGCTGGCCGACCGGCTGCACAACATGCGTACGCTCGGTGTGCGCTCCGCGGCGTCGCGGGAACGGATCGCCCGCAAGACCCAGGAGGTGCTGGTCCCGCTCTGCGACCGGCTGGGCATCCAGACCCTCAAGCGCGAGCTGGACGACGTGGTGCTGCTGCACCTGGAGCCCGACGAGCACGCCCGGCTGGCCCGGCACGTGCACGATCGGCCCGGTTGGGACTCGTACCTCGACTCGGTGGTGACACAGGCCCGGGTGGCGCTGCGCCGCAGCCGGGTCGACGCCGTGGTGAGCCCGCGTCCCCGGCACCTCTACTCGATCTGGAAGGACACCATCGCCGGCGGCCACACCGCCCCGTACGACCTGCCCCGCATCTCGGTGGTTGTCGACGGCCCGGCCACCGACTGTTACGCCGCGCTGGGCGCGATCCACGGCACGTGGCGGCCCGTCCCGGGCCGTTTCAAGGACTTCATCGCCTCACCGAAGAACAACCTCTATCGCTCGCTGCACACGAGCGTCTGCGGCCCGCAGGACCGCACGGTGGAGGTGCTGCTCCGCACTGAGGAGATGCACCGCTCGGCCGAGTACGGCATCGCCGCCGACTTCCGCTTCCCGCGCTCGGGCAGCAGCAGCGCGGCGGCCCGGGCCGAGCAGTTGGACTGGCTGCGCCGCGTGCTCGACTGGGAGCCGGACGCCGCCGACCCGGCGCAGTTCTACGAGTCGCTGCGCTGCGACCTCGCCGAGGGCCAGATCCAGGTCTTCTCCGACGGGCGTCAGGTGGTGCTGCCGGCCGGCGCCACACCCGTCGACCTGGCGTACGAGCTGGGCAGCCAGCGGGGCGACCACTGTCTCGCCGCCCGGATCAACGGCCGGCTGGCGCCGCTGAGCTCGGAGCTGGACGAGGGCGACGTGGTGGAGATCTTCACCGAGAACGACGGCGACAACGGCTTCGAGGCAGGCGTGGCGCCACGCGGCCCCCGCAAGGAGTGGCTGGGCTTCGTCAAGTCGCCGCACGCGCAGATGCAGATCAACAGGTGGTTCGCCGAGCACACCGAGCCGGGCATCACCATCAGCGACAAGGTCCGCCTCGGCCGGGCCACCATCGGGCTCGCCCTGCGCCAGCACAACCGCGGCCTCGCCAGCGACCTGCCGCTGCTGCGGCTCTCCGAGGAGCTGGGCTATCCCGACCTGGAGACCCTGCTCGTCGCGGTCTTCGACCGGGTGATCGAACCGGACACCGTGGTACGCCAGCTCATCGACCTGGTCGACCATCGACAGTGA
- a CDS encoding NUDIX hydrolase, with the protein MIPRSRATGRAIFYQAFYRLPLPVRRRLVKLAVPKYIVGAVTLVRDAEATGAGRLLMLRQPPGKGWSLPAGLLNRAEPPVVGAARELFEESGIRLPPSRLRPAAPNAIVHAKGWVDMVFETEVPASSTELAVDGAEVFEAAWHPLDDLPKLTWPTARLLAYYDIGPLAGQFPPPIPDDLP; encoded by the coding sequence ATGATCCCCCGTTCCCGCGCCACCGGTCGGGCCATCTTCTACCAGGCCTTCTACCGGCTGCCGCTGCCGGTGCGCCGTCGTCTGGTCAAGTTGGCCGTGCCCAAGTACATCGTCGGGGCGGTCACTCTGGTCCGGGATGCCGAGGCGACGGGCGCGGGCCGGCTGCTGATGCTGCGCCAGCCCCCCGGCAAGGGCTGGTCGCTGCCCGCCGGCCTGCTCAATCGGGCGGAGCCACCGGTCGTGGGCGCGGCCCGCGAGCTGTTCGAGGAGTCCGGCATCCGGCTGCCGCCGTCCCGGCTGCGCCCGGCGGCGCCGAACGCGATCGTGCACGCCAAGGGCTGGGTCGACATGGTCTTCGAGACGGAGGTGCCGGCGTCCAGCACCGAGCTGGCGGTCGACGGCGCGGAGGTCTTCGAGGCCGCCTGGCATCCGCTGGACGACCTGCCCAAGCTGACCTGGCCGACGGCCCGGCTGCTCGCCTACTACGACATCGGGCCACTGGCCGGGCAGTTCCCGCCCCCGATCCCCGACGACCTGCCATGA
- a CDS encoding nucleotidyltransferase family protein, protein MAGRASVPAELCAVVLAAGEGTRLRPLTARVPKALCPVGNVALLDRALARLAGLGLSGPARVAVNACYLADQVVTHVDDRAHLSVEPGDPLGTAGGVANLRDWIDGRPVLVGNADAYLADAATPPGPDVAALLDGWDGTSVRLLGQPAADPTAPGTFAGHCFTGFSLLPWRLVRDLPVTFSDLVRAVWRPAEAAGALEVVPYPGTFYDTGTPADYLAANLHAAAGGALVDPSATVTGSCVESVVGAGARVDGDVRRTVVWPGALVRDGERLHDVIRFGDDCTVQAAAHG, encoded by the coding sequence ATGGCCGGTCGGGCTTCGGTGCCGGCCGAGCTGTGCGCGGTCGTGCTCGCCGCGGGTGAGGGCACCCGGCTGCGCCCGCTCACCGCACGGGTGCCCAAGGCGCTCTGCCCGGTCGGCAACGTGGCACTGCTGGACCGGGCGCTGGCCCGTCTGGCCGGCCTCGGTCTGAGTGGTCCCGCACGCGTCGCGGTGAACGCCTGCTACCTCGCCGACCAGGTGGTCACACACGTCGACGATCGCGCCCACCTGTCGGTGGAGCCCGGCGACCCGCTCGGCACCGCCGGTGGGGTGGCCAACCTGCGAGACTGGATCGACGGCCGGCCGGTGCTGGTCGGCAACGCCGACGCATACCTGGCCGACGCCGCCACTCCCCCGGGCCCCGACGTGGCCGCGCTGCTGGACGGCTGGGACGGGACCTCCGTACGCCTGCTCGGCCAGCCCGCCGCCGACCCGACGGCGCCCGGCACCTTCGCCGGACACTGCTTCACCGGGTTCTCGCTGTTGCCGTGGCGGCTGGTCCGCGACCTGCCGGTGACCTTCTCCGACCTGGTACGCGCGGTGTGGCGGCCCGCCGAGGCGGCCGGCGCGCTGGAGGTGGTGCCCTACCCGGGCACCTTCTACGACACCGGTACCCCCGCCGACTACCTGGCGGCCAACCTGCACGCCGCAGCCGGCGGTGCTCTCGTCGACCCCTCCGCGACCGTGACCGGCAGCTGCGTGGAGTCGGTGGTCGGCGCGGGCGCACGGGTGGACGGCGACGTGCGCCGCACCGTGGTGTGGCCGGGCGCGCTCGTACGCGACGGCGAACGGCTGCACGACGTGATCCGGTTCGGGGACGACTGCACGGTCCAGGCCGCCGCGCACGGCTGA
- a CDS encoding Lrp/AsnC family transcriptional regulator — protein MITAIVLIDCATDAIPEVAETLANVTGVSEVYSVAGHVDLIAIVRVREFDQIAQVIAGSISKVPGVLNTESHIAFRAYSQLDLEETFAIGLADAD, from the coding sequence GTGATCACCGCGATCGTGCTGATCGACTGCGCCACCGACGCGATTCCCGAGGTGGCGGAGACCCTGGCCAATGTCACAGGCGTCAGCGAGGTCTACTCGGTGGCCGGGCACGTCGACCTCATCGCCATCGTCCGGGTCCGCGAGTTCGACCAGATCGCGCAGGTCATCGCGGGCAGCATCTCCAAGGTGCCGGGTGTGCTGAACACGGAGTCGCACATCGCGTTCCGGGCGTACTCCCAGCTCGACCTCGAGGAGACGTTCGCGATCGGCCTCGCCGACGCCGACTGA
- a CDS encoding DUF4142 domain-containing protein, protein MLGLKRLGLLAALVLVGVAPAVAAQAAAQPSTQDTQYLQAVHQVNLFEITAGDLAQQKGQNQGVKDLGAMLKTDHTQLDQTVQQTASQLNVELPNEPSADQQAVIDKLNNASGAEFDRLWVTSELAGHVQSIQATQTEISQGSEQSVVQLATTALPTLQAHYDELVQLANQLGIPVPQTSASGTPSPGTSSQAPGGTTESPAPSGGITESPEPGLGTTERPAPSES, encoded by the coding sequence ATGTTGGGTCTCAAACGCCTCGGCCTGTTGGCCGCGCTGGTGCTGGTAGGCGTCGCGCCGGCTGTGGCCGCGCAGGCCGCGGCACAGCCGTCGACGCAGGACACTCAGTATCTGCAGGCGGTGCACCAGGTGAACCTGTTCGAGATCACCGCCGGTGACCTGGCTCAGCAGAAGGGCCAGAACCAGGGGGTCAAGGACCTGGGCGCGATGTTGAAGACCGACCACACCCAGCTGGACCAGACGGTGCAGCAGACCGCGTCCCAGCTCAACGTCGAACTGCCGAACGAGCCCAGCGCCGATCAGCAGGCGGTCATCGACAAGTTGAACAACGCCAGCGGCGCGGAGTTCGACAGGCTCTGGGTGACAAGTGAGCTGGCCGGTCACGTCCAGTCCATCCAGGCCACCCAGACGGAGATCTCGCAGGGCTCCGAGCAGTCGGTGGTCCAGTTGGCTACGACCGCGCTGCCGACGCTGCAGGCGCACTACGACGAGCTGGTCCAGCTCGCCAACCAGCTCGGCATCCCGGTCCCGCAGACCAGCGCCAGCGGTACGCCCAGCCCGGGTACCTCGTCGCAGGCTCCGGGTGGCACCACCGAGTCGCCCGCTCCGAGCGGTGGCATCACCGAGTCCCCGGAACCGGGCCTCGGCACCACCGAGCGGCCCGCTCCCAGCGAGAGCTGA
- the qcrB gene encoding cytochrome bc1 complex cytochrome b subunit, with protein sequence MKRRKFDLAATPGKAAVGVDDRFQVATPLRRLLNKVFPDHWSFLLGEIALFSFIVLLLTGVFLTFFYEPAMTEVVYDGSYAPLQGTPMSAAYASSLDLSFDVRGGLVMRQMHHWAALLFMAAIVVHMLRVFFTGAFRKPRETNWIIGSLLFWVGFLAGFTGYSLPDDGLSGTGLRIASAIMLSIPVIGSWLTSSIFGGEFPGTIIISRFFIAHVLLIPGLLLALISAHLGLVFKQKHTQWPGPGRTNGNVVGERMFPRYALKQGGFFMVVFGVIALLGGLFQINPIWLFGPYEAWVVSAASQPDWYVMFLDGSTRLMPAWQLNIPIGDGYVIPPLFWPTVVLPGILVGLSTMYPFLEARHLKDRKSHNLLQRPRDVPARTAVGAMAVAFYVVLTLSGANDVIADKFQISLNAMTWAGRVGLLVVPPLAYYITYRLCLGLQQHDREVLAHGVETGIIRRLPDGRFVEVHQPLSAANGHADGHGELDYVGWVVPKKMNRLGALGPAVRGFFYPIEKPVEAPVSPGHPPVEPRPERAEIGSGESRH encoded by the coding sequence ATGAAGCGTCGAAAGTTTGACCTGGCAGCCACGCCGGGCAAGGCCGCGGTGGGGGTGGACGACCGCTTCCAGGTGGCCACCCCGCTCCGTCGGCTGCTGAACAAGGTCTTCCCTGACCACTGGTCGTTCCTGCTGGGCGAGATCGCGCTGTTCTCGTTCATCGTGCTGCTCCTGACCGGTGTGTTCCTCACCTTCTTCTACGAGCCGGCGATGACCGAGGTGGTCTACGACGGCAGCTACGCGCCGTTGCAGGGCACGCCGATGTCCGCCGCGTACGCCTCGAGCCTGGACCTGTCGTTCGATGTCCGCGGCGGCCTGGTGATGCGGCAGATGCACCACTGGGCGGCGCTGCTGTTCATGGCCGCGATCGTCGTGCACATGCTGCGGGTGTTCTTCACCGGCGCCTTCCGCAAGCCGCGCGAGACCAACTGGATCATCGGCTCGCTGCTGTTCTGGGTCGGCTTCCTGGCCGGCTTCACCGGCTACTCGCTTCCGGACGACGGTCTGTCCGGCACCGGCCTGCGGATCGCCTCGGCGATCATGCTGTCCATCCCGGTGATCGGCTCTTGGCTCACGTCGTCGATCTTCGGTGGCGAGTTCCCCGGCACGATCATCATCAGCCGGTTCTTCATCGCCCACGTCCTGCTGATCCCGGGCCTCCTGCTCGCGTTGATCAGCGCCCACCTGGGCTTGGTCTTCAAGCAGAAGCACACCCAGTGGCCCGGCCCCGGCCGGACCAACGGCAACGTGGTCGGCGAGCGGATGTTCCCCCGCTACGCGCTGAAGCAGGGCGGCTTCTTCATGGTCGTCTTCGGCGTCATCGCGCTGCTTGGCGGTCTGTTCCAGATCAACCCGATCTGGCTGTTCGGCCCGTACGAGGCGTGGGTGGTCTCGGCCGCCAGCCAGCCCGACTGGTACGTCATGTTCCTCGACGGCTCGACCCGACTCATGCCGGCCTGGCAGCTCAACATCCCGATCGGCGACGGGTACGTCATCCCGCCTCTGTTCTGGCCGACTGTCGTGCTGCCCGGCATCCTGGTCGGCCTGTCGACGATGTACCCGTTCCTGGAGGCCCGGCACCTCAAGGACCGCAAGAGCCACAACCTGCTCCAGCGGCCCCGCGACGTTCCGGCCCGTACGGCCGTCGGCGCCATGGCCGTGGCCTTCTACGTCGTGTTGACGCTCTCGGGCGCCAACGACGTGATCGCCGACAAGTTCCAGATCAGCCTGAACGCGATGACCTGGGCGGGCCGTGTCGGCCTGCTGGTGGTCCCGCCGCTGGCGTACTACATCACCTACCGGCTCTGCCTGGGTCTGCAGCAGCACGACCGGGAGGTGCTCGCGCACGGCGTGGAGACCGGCATCATCCGGCGCCTGCCGGACGGCCGGTTCGTCGAGGTGCACCAGCCGCTCAGCGCGGCGAACGGGCACGCTGACGGCCACGGTGAGCTGGACTACGTCGGCTGGGTCGTGCCGAAGAAGATGAACCGGCTCGGGGCCCTCGGCCCGGCGGTCCGGGGCTTCTTCTACCCGATCGAGAAGCCTGTCGAGGCTCCGGTCTCGCCGGGTCACCCGCCGGTCGAGCCCCGGCCCGAGCGCGCGGAGATCGGCAGCGGCGAGAGCCGCCACTGA
- the qcrA gene encoding cytochrome bc1 complex Rieske iron-sulfur subunit, producing MSTHTEHQAPQGREPLDVNDPGLTRFDIVREGARRDDIEIVHYEPQVLPGTKAERRLTRVVAGFFLITGLAATAFLAIYIWWPWQYAPGRGGDKFYTPLLGATLGIALLAVGFGILTWGKKLLPKEVSIQDRHEGAVDADGRTITGQTMLYMADELGVKRRPLLGISLLAGLAPVAAVAAAPLVGGLISQPHKNNQMFTTGFATAEGGQRIRLVREDGRPVRPADVSTGGQLTVFPGIEHGVSNRHADSPTLLIHLRDSDAQESRRANERVGHGDYMWGNYAAFSKICTHAGCPASLFEQQTNRLLCPCHQSQFLITDNARPVFGPASRRLPQLPIEVDSEGFFVAKSDYTETVGPDFWERP from the coding sequence ATGAGCACGCACACCGAGCACCAGGCCCCGCAGGGCCGGGAGCCGCTCGACGTGAACGACCCCGGGCTGACCCGGTTCGACATCGTCCGTGAGGGCGCGCGTCGGGACGACATCGAGATCGTGCACTACGAGCCGCAGGTGCTGCCCGGCACGAAGGCCGAGCGTCGGCTGACCCGGGTGGTGGCCGGCTTCTTCCTGATCACCGGCCTGGCGGCGACCGCGTTCCTGGCCATCTACATCTGGTGGCCGTGGCAGTACGCGCCGGGCCGCGGCGGCGACAAGTTCTACACCCCGCTGCTGGGCGCCACCCTCGGCATCGCGCTGCTCGCCGTCGGCTTCGGCATCCTGACCTGGGGCAAGAAGTTGCTGCCCAAGGAGGTCTCGATCCAGGACCGGCACGAGGGCGCGGTGGACGCCGACGGTCGCACCATCACCGGCCAGACCATGCTCTACATGGCCGACGAGCTGGGTGTGAAGCGTCGTCCGCTGCTCGGCATCTCGCTGCTGGCCGGCCTCGCGCCGGTCGCCGCGGTCGCGGCTGCGCCGCTGGTCGGCGGTCTGATCTCGCAGCCGCACAAGAACAACCAGATGTTCACCACCGGGTTCGCCACCGCCGAGGGTGGCCAGCGGATCCGCCTCGTCCGCGAGGACGGCCGCCCGGTGCGCCCGGCGGACGTCAGCACCGGCGGCCAGCTGACGGTCTTCCCGGGCATCGAGCACGGTGTGAGCAACAGGCACGCCGACTCGCCGACGCTGCTGATCCACCTGCGGGACTCGGACGCGCAGGAGTCGCGCCGGGCCAACGAGCGGGTAGGCCACGGCGACTACATGTGGGGCAACTACGCGGCGTTCTCCAAGATCTGCACGCACGCCGGCTGCCCCGCGAGCCTCTTCGAGCAGCAGACCAACCGCCTGCTCTGCCCGTGCCACCAGTCCCAGTTCCTGATCACCGACAACGCCCGGCCAGTTTTCGGCCCCGCCAGCCGGCGGCTGCCGCAGCTGCCGATCGAGGTGGACTCCGAGGGCTTCTTCGTGGCGAAGTCCGACTACACCGAGACCGTCGGGCCTGATTTCTGGGAGCGGCCATGA